A stretch of the Cheilinus undulatus linkage group 11, ASM1832078v1, whole genome shotgun sequence genome encodes the following:
- the mafba gene encoding transcription factor MafB yields MLQQVSVQRWRIPKNDCMKQERREETLINKSVFATLAYLQKSRDNNMSAELNMGPELPSSPLALEYVNDFDLMKFDVKKEALAGLERNAVRQCNRLQPQGSVSSTPISTPCSSVPSSPSFSPTEQKNHLEELYWMPNSGYHQQLDPQTLSLTPEDAVEALIGATAHGHPPPPHVQQQLQQQGAFEGYRGPHHHHSHHGHGQQHHHPYAGGISHHAEELSGHPGAHNHPHSQHHHHHSQDPDSPSPVSPESHQPLHHHRHHHHHHPHGHLSQSGGHHGSGGGLNVEDRFSDDQLVSMSVRELNRHLRGFTKDEVIRLKQKRRTLKNRGYAQSCRFKRVQQKHVLENEKTQLMNQVEQLKAEISRLARERDAYKLKCEKLTGSGANNGFREAGSTSDNPSSPEFFM; encoded by the coding sequence ATGCTACAGCAAGTCAGTGTGCAGCGGTGGAGGATCCCAAAGAACGATTGCATGAAACAAGAAAGGAGAGAAGAGACACTGATTAATAAGTCAGTTTTTGCGACGCTCGCATATCTGCAGAAAAGTCGCGACAACAACATGAGTGCAGAGCTGAACATGGGCCCGGAGCTACCCAGTAGCCCCCTGGCTCTGGAATATGTCAATGACTTTGACTTGATGAAGTTTGACGTGAAGAAGGAAGCCCTGGCCGGGCTGGAGCGCAACGCTGTGCGCCAATGTAACCGTCTCCAACCCCAAGGCTCTGTGTCCTCCACCCCCATCAGCACACCGTGCAGCTCGGTGCCCTCTTCACCCAGCTTCAGCCCCACGGAGCAGAAAAACCACCTGGAGGAGCTGTACTGGATGCCGAACAGCGGGTACCACCAGCAGCTGGACCCGCAGACCCTGTCCCTGACCCCAGAGGACGCGGTGGAGGCCCTGATTGGAGCCACAGCTCACGGCCACCCTCCGCCTCCGCACGTCCAGCAGCAACTGCAGCAGCAAGGCGCCTTTGAGGGCTACAGGGGCCCGCATCACCACCACAGCCACCACGGCCACGGCCAGCAGCACCACCACCCATACGCTGGGGGCATCTCTCACCACGCCGAGGAGCTGTCCGGGCACCCGGGCGCGCACAACCACCCACACAGCCAGCACCACCATCACCACAGCCAGGACCCCGACAGCCCGTCCCCGGTGTCCCCAGAGTCCCACCAGCCGCTCCATCACCACCgccaccatcaccaccaccatccGCACGGCCACCTGAGTCAGTCCGGGGGGCACCACGGCTCCGGGGGCGGCCTGAACGTGGAGGACCGCTTCTCCGACGACCAGCTGGTGTCCATGTCGGTGAGGGAGCTCAACAGACACCTACGGGGCTTCACCAAGGACGAGGTCATCCGCCTCAAGCAGAAGAGGCGAACCCTGAAGAACCGGGGCTACGCGCAGTCGTGCAGGTTCAAGCGCGTGCAGCAGAAGCACGTGCTGGAGAATGAGAAGACGCAGCTGATGAACCAGGTGGAGCAGCTGAAGGCGGAGATCAGCAGGCTGGCGCGGGAGAGGGACGCCTACAAACTCAAGTGCGAGAAACTGACGGGCTCAGGGGCCAATAACGGGTTCCGCGAGGCCGGCTCGACCAGTGACAACCCTTCATCACCAGAGTTTTTCATGTGA